One Chitinophagaceae bacterium C216 genomic window carries:
- the folD gene encoding Bifunctional protein FolD protein, which translates to MQLLDGKNTAQTILNELKLGVAQRAAAGKKIPHLAAILVGNNGASQTYVNSKVKTCNQIGFISTLIQYEEDISEVKLLEKIEELNEDYSVDGILVQLPLPAHISEKKVIEAIAVQKDVDGFHPENMGRLIMGEEEAFIPATPYGIMLLLEHYNIQTKGKHAVVLGRSHIVGRPMSILLSNNTQPGNCTVTVCHSKTQNLKDVCLQADIIVAAIGQPEFLKADMVKEGAVVIDVGITRLPDASKKSGYRLVGDVDFANVAPKCSYITPVPGGVGPMTIAALMKNTYKSCTQKD; encoded by the coding sequence ATGCAATTACTAGACGGAAAGAATACAGCCCAAACAATTTTAAATGAACTGAAACTAGGCGTAGCACAACGTGCAGCAGCGGGCAAAAAGATACCTCATCTGGCTGCAATTTTGGTAGGAAATAATGGTGCCAGCCAAACCTATGTCAATTCTAAGGTCAAAACCTGTAACCAAATTGGTTTTATATCGACCCTTATCCAATACGAAGAAGACATCAGCGAGGTAAAACTTCTCGAAAAAATAGAAGAACTGAATGAAGATTACTCGGTAGACGGGATTCTGGTGCAGCTTCCCTTACCCGCTCATATATCCGAGAAAAAAGTCATTGAAGCTATTGCAGTTCAAAAGGACGTTGACGGGTTTCATCCCGAGAATATGGGTAGGTTGATTATGGGTGAAGAGGAGGCTTTTATACCGGCAACCCCTTACGGCATCATGTTGTTGTTGGAGCACTATAATATCCAGACTAAAGGCAAGCATGCTGTAGTGCTCGGCCGCAGCCATATAGTAGGACGCCCTATGAGCATCCTGTTGAGTAATAATACACAGCCCGGTAACTGTACCGTTACTGTGTGTCACTCAAAAACTCAAAATCTGAAGGACGTCTGCCTGCAAGCCGATATTATTGTGGCAGCTATTGGTCAGCCTGAATTTCTTAAAGCCGACATGGTAAAAGAAGGTGCTGTGGTAATAGATGTGGGAATTACACGCCTCCCGGATGCTTCTAAAAAATCCGGTTATCGTCTGGTGGGAGATGTTGATTTTGCTAATGTGGCGCCCAAGTGCTCTTACATCACCCCAGTGCCAGGAGGAGTGGGCCCTATGACCATCGCCGCGTTGATGAAGAATACTTACAAATCCTGTACACAAAAAGATTAA
- the queE gene encoding 7-carboxy-7-deazaguanine synthase translates to MSNTPSLQAETYLPVMEHFYTLQGEGFHQGRAAYFVRLGGCDVGCVWCDVKESWAFEGHPLLSIETIVSHIKQSGAPIAVITGGEPLLHNLNELTTAIQKEGIQTNIETSGSSPLSGYWNWICLSPKKFKQPLPEILPLAHELKIIVYNKSDFEWGEQFAAQVSPTCKLYLQPEWSKAAQVTPLIVDYIKKNPKWELSLQIHKYINVP, encoded by the coding sequence ATGTCTAACACCCCTTCTTTACAAGCCGAAACATATTTACCCGTGATGGAGCACTTTTATACCTTGCAAGGAGAAGGCTTCCATCAAGGACGTGCCGCTTATTTTGTACGTCTTGGAGGATGTGACGTGGGCTGCGTATGGTGCGATGTAAAAGAAAGCTGGGCTTTTGAAGGACATCCTCTGCTGTCCATAGAAACAATTGTATCGCATATAAAACAGTCCGGAGCTCCTATTGCCGTGATCACCGGTGGAGAGCCGCTGCTACATAACTTAAACGAGCTTACTACAGCGATTCAAAAAGAAGGTATCCAAACCAATATCGAGACATCGGGTTCCTCCCCGCTAAGTGGTTACTGGAACTGGATCTGCCTTTCACCCAAAAAGTTTAAACAACCCCTCCCCGAAATACTACCCTTGGCCCATGAACTCAAAATCATTGTATATAATAAGAGTGATTTTGAATGGGGGGAGCAATTTGCCGCACAAGTAAGCCCTACCTGCAAATTATACTTGCAACCCGAATGGAGTAAGGCCGCACAGGTTACACCTCTTATTGTCGACTACATCAAGAAAAATCCCAAATGGGAGCTTAGTCTGCAAATTCATAAGTACATTAATGTTCCATAA